From one Amycolatopsis sp. FDAARGOS 1241 genomic stretch:
- a CDS encoding NAD(P)H-dependent oxidoreductase: MNVLWLFAHPDPHSLGGALRDEGLATLRALGHDVCESDLYAMGWNPVVDEIATTPPDVEAEQAKLTWADAVVVQFPFWWYGTPAILKGWFDRVFVKGYAYDVRGCDGRTLRYGEGALAGKRALVVVTTGSTAPALGPRGVNGPLTDLLFGLQHGTLFYTGMSVLPPFAVYDADRMTACAYACAVSGLRERLRALGTTTPLPFRTQNGGDYGRDLVLRPDLAPGREGLGVHLG, translated from the coding sequence ATGAACGTCCTCTGGCTCTTCGCCCATCCTGACCCGCACTCCCTCGGCGGCGCCCTGCGCGACGAGGGCCTGGCCACGTTGCGCGCCCTCGGTCACGACGTGTGCGAATCCGACCTCTACGCGATGGGCTGGAACCCCGTCGTCGACGAGATCGCGACCACGCCGCCGGACGTGGAAGCCGAACAGGCCAAGCTGACCTGGGCCGACGCGGTGGTCGTGCAGTTCCCCTTCTGGTGGTACGGCACGCCGGCGATCTTGAAGGGCTGGTTCGACCGCGTGTTCGTGAAGGGCTACGCCTACGACGTGCGCGGCTGCGACGGCCGCACCCTCCGCTACGGCGAAGGCGCGCTCGCGGGCAAACGCGCGCTGGTCGTCGTCACCACCGGCTCGACCGCCCCGGCGCTGGGTCCGCGGGGCGTGAACGGCCCGCTGACCGACCTGCTCTTCGGCCTCCAGCACGGCACGCTCTTCTACACCGGGATGTCCGTGCTGCCGCCCTTCGCCGTATACGACGCGGACCGCATGACCGCGTGCGCCTACGCGTGTGCGGTTTCGGGTTTGCGGGAGCGCCTGCGCGCACTGGGGACGACGACGCCGCTCCCGTTCCGCACCCAGAACGGCGGCGACTACGGGCGGGACCTGGTGTTGCGCCCGGACCTCGCGCCCGGCCGCGAAGGACTCGGTGTCCACCTCGGCTGA
- a CDS encoding GNAT family N-acetyltransferase — protein MLLADAPVRPLGPADLTACLDLGADRDWPREHRKWSILLDVGRGFGIDAPDGDGLAATSILVETGPVASISMVVVASRYGRQGLGGRVTSHAVGAAGDTTVFLHASSLGQRLYESLGFVVDGGCEGHLGTLADDGGPAARPITPADVARVYELDALAQGFPRRALLDRLLFEAEHVHVTDDGFALGTVLDGVTVIGPVVAPSEDEAKALVRGIARATGGPIRVDVDFAHAGLSDWCRASGLLPVGPAPRLVHGGKALPGLAERRFAPYNRALG, from the coding sequence GTGCTTCTCGCCGACGCTCCCGTCCGCCCGCTCGGGCCCGCCGACCTGACCGCCTGCCTCGACCTCGGAGCCGACCGCGACTGGCCGCGGGAGCACCGCAAGTGGTCCATCCTCCTCGACGTCGGCCGCGGCTTCGGCATCGACGCGCCCGACGGCGACGGCCTCGCGGCGACCTCGATCCTCGTCGAGACGGGTCCGGTCGCGTCGATCTCCATGGTCGTGGTCGCTTCGCGCTACGGGCGGCAGGGGCTCGGTGGCCGCGTGACTTCCCACGCCGTCGGGGCCGCGGGCGACACGACCGTGTTCCTGCACGCGAGCTCGTTGGGCCAACGGCTCTACGAATCGCTGGGCTTCGTCGTCGACGGCGGCTGCGAAGGCCACCTCGGCACGCTGGCCGACGACGGCGGCCCGGCCGCGCGCCCGATCACCCCCGCCGATGTCGCTCGCGTCTACGAGCTGGACGCCCTCGCCCAGGGTTTCCCCCGCCGCGCGCTCCTCGACCGCCTGCTGTTCGAAGCCGAACACGTCCACGTCACCGACGACGGCTTCGCGCTCGGCACCGTGCTCGACGGCGTGACCGTCATCGGCCCCGTCGTGGCGCCTTCCGAGGACGAAGCGAAGGCACTGGTCCGCGGCATCGCCCGCGCGACGGGCGGCCCGATCCGCGTGGACGTCGACTTCGCGCACGCGGGCCTGTCCGACTGGTGCCGCGCGTCGGGGCTGCTCCCGGTGGGCCCCGCACCGCGGCTCGTGCACGGTGGGAAGGCCTTACCCGGTCTCGCCGAGCGGCGGTTCGCGCCGTACAACCGGGCGCTGGGCTGA
- a CDS encoding acyl-CoA carboxylase subunit beta, with the protein MSSATQPLGTPPEKEPDIHTTAGKLADLYRRYDEAVHAGSARAIEKQHAKGKKTARERIDLLLDEGSFVELDELARHRSTNFGLEKNRPYGDGVVTGYGTVDGRPVCVFSQDVTVFGGALGEVYGEKIVKVMDLALKTGCPIIGMNEGGGARIQEGVVSLGLYAEIFRRNTHASGVIPQISLIMGANAGGHVYSPALTDFVVMVDETSQMFITGPDVVKTVTGEDVTFEELGGARTHNTKSGVAHYLGSDDEDAIAYVKELLSYLPQNNLSEPPVFEAGEPAGFFENVTDTDRELDTIIPDSPNTPYDMHEVITRVLDDGEFLEVHELFAPNILVGFGRVDGQSVGIVANQPTQFAGCLDISASEKAARFVRTCDAFNIPVLTFVDVPGFLPGTDQEWNGIIRRGAKLIYAYAEATVPLVTVITRKAYGGAYDVMGSKHLGADVNLAWPTAEVAVMGAQGAANIVHRKTLATAAAEGRDVDALRAELIQEYEDTLLNPYAAAERGYVDSVIVPAHTRGHVSKALSLLKNKRESLPPKKHGNIPL; encoded by the coding sequence ATGAGCAGTGCGACGCAGCCGCTCGGGACTCCGCCCGAGAAAGAACCGGACATCCACACCACGGCCGGCAAGCTCGCGGACCTCTACCGCCGCTACGACGAGGCCGTGCACGCCGGGTCGGCGCGCGCGATCGAGAAGCAGCACGCCAAGGGCAAGAAGACGGCCCGCGAGCGCATCGACCTCCTGCTCGACGAGGGCTCCTTCGTCGAGCTCGACGAGCTGGCGCGGCACCGCTCCACGAACTTCGGGCTGGAGAAGAACCGCCCGTACGGCGACGGCGTGGTCACGGGCTACGGCACCGTCGACGGCCGGCCCGTGTGCGTGTTCTCCCAGGACGTGACGGTGTTCGGCGGTGCGCTCGGCGAGGTCTACGGCGAGAAGATCGTGAAGGTCATGGACCTCGCGCTCAAGACCGGCTGCCCGATCATCGGCATGAACGAGGGCGGCGGCGCACGCATCCAGGAAGGCGTGGTCTCCCTCGGTCTCTACGCCGAGATCTTCCGCCGCAACACCCACGCCTCGGGCGTGATCCCGCAGATCTCGCTGATCATGGGCGCCAACGCGGGCGGGCACGTCTACTCCCCCGCGCTCACCGACTTCGTGGTGATGGTCGACGAGACGTCGCAGATGTTCATCACCGGCCCGGACGTCGTGAAGACCGTGACCGGCGAGGACGTGACGTTCGAGGAACTCGGCGGAGCGCGCACACACAACACTAAGTCGGGCGTCGCGCACTACCTCGGCTCCGACGACGAGGACGCGATCGCCTACGTCAAGGAACTGCTGTCCTACCTGCCGCAGAACAACCTGTCCGAGCCGCCGGTGTTCGAAGCCGGTGAGCCCGCCGGGTTCTTCGAGAACGTCACCGACACCGACCGCGAGCTCGACACGATCATCCCCGACTCGCCGAACACGCCCTACGACATGCACGAGGTCATCACCCGCGTGCTCGACGACGGCGAGTTCCTCGAGGTCCACGAGCTCTTCGCACCGAACATCCTCGTGGGCTTCGGCCGCGTCGACGGCCAGAGCGTGGGCATCGTCGCCAACCAGCCGACGCAGTTCGCCGGCTGCCTCGACATCTCGGCGTCGGAGAAGGCCGCGCGGTTCGTGCGGACGTGCGACGCCTTCAACATCCCGGTGCTCACCTTCGTCGACGTGCCCGGCTTCCTGCCCGGCACCGACCAGGAGTGGAACGGCATCATCCGCCGCGGCGCGAAGCTGATTTACGCGTACGCGGAGGCGACGGTCCCGCTCGTCACCGTCATCACGCGCAAGGCCTACGGCGGCGCGTACGACGTGATGGGGTCCAAGCACCTCGGCGCCGACGTCAACCTCGCCTGGCCGACCGCCGAGGTCGCGGTGATGGGCGCACAGGGCGCGGCGAACATCGTGCACCGCAAGACGCTCGCCACGGCCGCCGCCGAAGGTCGCGACGTCGACGCCCTCCGGGCCGAGCTGATCCAGGAGTACGAGGACACGCTGCTGAACCCGTACGCCGCCGCCGAACGCGGCTACGTCGACTCGGTGATCGTGCCCGCCCACACGCGCGGACACGTCAGCAAGGCGCTGTCCCTGCTGAAGAACAAGCGCGAATCGCTGCCGCCCAAGAAGCACGGCAACATCCCCCTGTGA
- a CDS encoding acyl-CoA carboxylase epsilon subunit: MSDRPLLRVVRGNPDDVELAALTAVVAAAAAASAATAPAPARRASWWSDRATALRAPLHPGDGAWRASALPR, encoded by the coding sequence GTGAGCGATCGCCCCCTGCTCCGCGTCGTCCGCGGCAACCCGGACGACGTCGAATTGGCCGCGCTGACCGCCGTCGTCGCGGCCGCCGCGGCGGCTTCGGCTGCCACAGCGCCGGCTCCTGCTCGCCGCGCCTCGTGGTGGAGCGACCGGGCCACCGCGCTGCGCGCCCCCCTGCACCCGGGCGACGGCGCGTGGCGGGCTTCGGCGTTGCCGCGCTGA
- a CDS encoding TetR/AcrR family transcriptional regulator produces MGEVTAPDTRRHHGNRYGRSEDARRAVLEAADDLLVEHGFAGLTVERIAATAGVSKQTIYRWWPSKVDILLDALGDDLAEELVPPDHGDLRRDLRDHLAAVATFLTTADAGAVFRALLGQAQHDPALAARLRAEHVRGQHARDRLPFERAVARGDLPAGTDLDRAVEQLIGPIHYRVLVTGAPVTRRFTDDLVDRFLGQVYLAIR; encoded by the coding sequence GTGGGAGAGGTCACTGCGCCGGACACGCGCCGGCACCACGGGAACCGGTACGGCCGGAGCGAAGACGCGCGCCGCGCCGTGCTCGAGGCCGCCGACGACCTGCTGGTGGAACACGGGTTCGCCGGGCTGACGGTGGAGCGGATCGCCGCCACCGCCGGCGTTTCGAAGCAGACCATCTACCGCTGGTGGCCGTCCAAAGTGGACATCTTGTTGGACGCGCTCGGTGACGACCTCGCCGAAGAGCTGGTCCCGCCCGACCACGGCGACCTGCGCCGGGATCTGCGTGACCACCTCGCCGCCGTCGCCACCTTCCTGACCACGGCCGACGCGGGGGCTGTCTTCCGCGCCCTGCTCGGCCAGGCCCAGCACGACCCCGCGCTGGCCGCGCGGCTGCGCGCCGAGCACGTGCGCGGGCAGCACGCGCGCGACCGGCTGCCCTTCGAACGCGCCGTCGCGCGCGGCGACCTGCCCGCCGGAACCGACCTCGACCGCGCCGTCGAGCAGCTGATAGGGCCGATCCACTACCGCGTGCTGGTCACCGGCGCGCCGGTCACGCGCCGCTTCACCGACGACCTCGTCGACCGGTTCCTCGGCCAGGTGTATTTGGCCATCAGGTAG
- a CDS encoding MFS transporter encodes MPEEPAAVAAAPRKFAALYNKDCRPYLFGAGLAMMADNIEHVITYWVLWEKFHSPALTGFEVISHWVPFLLFSVYFGGLADRHDCRRIIQAAQALFMIVSALWGVLILTDSLQVWSACVLLVLHGCAGAIWGPGEQLMLHDFVGPAELPSAVRLNATFRSLGILFGPVVGSALLLGLGPVAGIFVNVAFYLPLTIFLFRTKFTGHTRDGGIIARPRVGLFDSVRVLREVGANPTMVGMIILAGLGAFFVGASMQSSMPIFAQDLGAGSAGTAYGVLLFANGAGGVLGGILLEATGRIKPNVPAAVVSTAVYGLSSLFFAWTASYPLAVVLLLIGGVANLASMSIGQTVVQLLAKPEERGRVIGVYNVSANGLRAGSGFTVGLLGSAVGVHWSLGLSAAALTVGTATAGWYSLLGRRARAAREQLHHVAD; translated from the coding sequence GTGCCGGAGGAGCCTGCGGCGGTCGCCGCGGCGCCGCGCAAGTTCGCCGCGCTGTACAACAAGGATTGCCGCCCGTACCTGTTCGGCGCGGGGCTGGCGATGATGGCCGACAACATCGAGCACGTGATCACGTACTGGGTGCTCTGGGAGAAGTTCCACTCGCCCGCGCTCACCGGTTTCGAAGTGATCAGCCACTGGGTGCCGTTCCTGCTGTTCTCGGTGTACTTCGGCGGGCTCGCCGACCGGCACGACTGCCGGCGGATCATCCAGGCCGCGCAGGCGTTGTTCATGATCGTGTCGGCATTGTGGGGCGTGCTGATCCTCACCGATTCCCTGCAGGTGTGGAGCGCGTGCGTGCTGCTCGTGTTGCACGGCTGCGCCGGCGCGATCTGGGGGCCGGGCGAACAGCTGATGCTGCACGACTTCGTGGGCCCCGCCGAGCTCCCGAGCGCCGTGCGGCTCAACGCGACCTTCCGCAGCCTGGGCATCCTCTTCGGCCCGGTCGTCGGCTCGGCGCTACTGCTCGGACTGGGGCCGGTGGCGGGGATCTTCGTGAACGTCGCGTTCTACCTGCCACTCACGATCTTCTTGTTCCGCACCAAGTTCACCGGCCACACCCGCGACGGCGGCATCATCGCGCGGCCGCGGGTGGGCCTGTTCGACTCCGTGCGCGTGCTCCGCGAAGTCGGCGCCAACCCGACCATGGTCGGCATGATCATCCTGGCCGGGCTCGGCGCGTTCTTCGTGGGTGCCTCGATGCAGAGCTCCATGCCGATCTTCGCCCAGGACCTCGGCGCGGGCAGCGCCGGCACGGCCTACGGGGTGCTGCTGTTCGCCAACGGCGCCGGCGGCGTCCTCGGCGGCATCCTGCTGGAGGCGACGGGGCGCATCAAACCCAACGTGCCCGCCGCCGTGGTCAGCACCGCCGTGTACGGGTTGTCCAGCCTGTTCTTCGCCTGGACCGCCAGCTATCCGCTCGCGGTGGTCCTGCTGCTGATCGGCGGGGTCGCGAACCTCGCGTCGATGTCGATCGGGCAGACGGTGGTGCAGCTGCTGGCCAAACCCGAAGAACGCGGGCGGGTGATCGGCGTCTACAACGTCTCCGCCAACGGTTTGCGCGCCGGCAGCGGGTTCACCGTGGGCTTGCTGGGCTCGGCGGTGGGGGTGCACTGGTCGCTGGGCTTGAGCGCCGCCGCGCTGACCGTGGGGACGGCAACCGCCGGGTGGTACTCGCTGCTGGGCCGACGCGCACGGGCGGCGCGGGAACAGCTGCACCACGTGGCCGACTGA
- a CDS encoding PadR family transcriptional regulator: MPSVKLTALGVAVLELLHEKPMHPYEMAQLMRERYVDRRVKLKAGSLYHTVERLQRCGFIEVVDTQRDGRRPERTVYAMTPAGQDALEQRGRELLGDVAEEYPAFLSGLAVIDELGRDTALVELEHRITLLRASVASDQVMLEQVRGEAVPEVYWLDFRYAADHRAFELEWCERLYAELSSGRIPFQGHKPALSLVTEETDERETS, encoded by the coding sequence ATGCCTTCCGTGAAGCTGACCGCTCTGGGGGTGGCCGTGCTGGAGCTGCTGCACGAGAAGCCGATGCACCCCTACGAGATGGCTCAGCTCATGCGCGAGCGGTACGTCGACCGGCGCGTGAAGCTGAAGGCCGGCTCGCTCTACCACACCGTGGAGCGCTTGCAGCGATGCGGTTTCATCGAGGTCGTCGACACCCAGCGGGACGGCAGGCGGCCGGAGCGGACCGTGTACGCGATGACGCCCGCGGGGCAGGACGCGCTCGAACAGCGGGGGCGGGAGCTGCTCGGCGACGTCGCCGAGGAGTACCCCGCGTTCCTCAGCGGGCTGGCCGTGATCGACGAACTCGGGCGCGACACCGCGCTGGTCGAGCTGGAGCACCGGATCACGCTGCTGCGTGCGAGCGTCGCCTCGGACCAGGTGATGCTCGAGCAGGTGCGCGGCGAGGCGGTGCCCGAGGTCTACTGGCTCGACTTCCGCTACGCCGCCGACCACCGGGCCTTCGAGCTCGAGTGGTGCGAGCGCCTCTACGCCGAACTTTCCTCCGGCCGCATTCCTTTCCAGGGCCACAAGCCCGCTTTGAGCCTAGTCACCGAGGAAACCGATGAACGCGAGACAAGCTGA
- a CDS encoding DHA2 family efflux MFS transporter permease subunit, giving the protein MNARQADPWAALSALCLGFFMILLDTTIVSIAVPNMLIKLDTGLNSVVWVISVYLLTYAVPMLFTSRLGDRFGPKRVFLAGLVVFTGASLWCGLSGNVELLIAARAVQGLGAALMTPQTLAFITHLFPPAKRGPAMGAWGGVAGLATIAGPLLGGVLVDHLGWEWIFFVNVPIGAVAIVLTLLLVPDWQPRHSHSFDFIGIFLSAAGLFCLVFGVQNGQQYDWGTVFGGITVFEFIGAGVVLLVAFVLWQRFNRREPLVPLAVFANRNFSAGTVTATTVGFTMTGMFLPLIIYIQTVLGLTPTLAGALTAPMSLLSGVIAPFVGRASDRINGKYLVMGGLSLLAVGMGIIALQARPDTSPWALIPALLVCGLGIGCIFSPMSNLTMASVQPQLAGTASGIFNTARQVGGVLGSAAIGVLLQARISASITDEAANAAAQLPEQYRRPFTEGIAKAAASTGEFGSSGGPSSMPGLPSDIAAQAGRLATEAVHHGLTDAARATLILPIAVLLLGVLSASLLRRVTPRPQAPANSAETQAPATA; this is encoded by the coding sequence ATGAACGCGAGACAAGCTGACCCGTGGGCCGCGCTCAGCGCGCTGTGCCTGGGGTTCTTCATGATCCTGCTGGACACGACCATCGTGTCCATCGCGGTGCCCAACATGCTGATCAAGCTGGACACCGGCCTCAACTCCGTGGTGTGGGTGATCAGCGTCTACCTGCTGACCTACGCCGTGCCGATGCTCTTCACCAGCCGCCTCGGCGACCGCTTCGGGCCGAAGCGGGTGTTCCTCGCCGGCCTGGTCGTGTTCACGGGCGCGTCGCTGTGGTGCGGCCTGTCCGGCAACGTCGAGCTGCTCATCGCGGCCCGCGCCGTGCAGGGCCTCGGCGCCGCCCTGATGACGCCGCAGACGCTGGCGTTCATCACGCACCTGTTCCCGCCGGCCAAGCGCGGTCCCGCGATGGGGGCGTGGGGCGGTGTCGCCGGCCTGGCCACGATCGCCGGTCCGCTGCTGGGCGGCGTGCTCGTCGACCACCTCGGCTGGGAATGGATCTTCTTCGTCAACGTGCCCATCGGCGCCGTCGCGATCGTGCTGACGCTGCTGCTCGTGCCCGACTGGCAGCCGAGGCACTCGCACTCCTTCGACTTCATCGGCATCTTCCTCTCGGCCGCGGGGCTGTTCTGCCTCGTGTTCGGCGTGCAGAACGGGCAGCAGTACGACTGGGGCACCGTCTTCGGCGGCATCACCGTGTTCGAGTTCATCGGCGCCGGCGTGGTGCTGCTCGTGGCTTTCGTGCTGTGGCAACGGTTCAACCGCCGGGAGCCGCTCGTGCCGCTCGCGGTGTTCGCCAACCGCAACTTCTCCGCGGGCACGGTCACCGCGACCACCGTCGGCTTCACGATGACGGGCATGTTCCTGCCGCTGATCATCTACATCCAGACGGTGCTCGGCCTGACCCCGACGCTGGCCGGCGCGCTGACCGCGCCGATGTCGTTGCTGTCAGGGGTCATCGCGCCATTCGTGGGCCGTGCGTCGGACCGGATCAACGGCAAGTACCTGGTGATGGGCGGCCTGTCGCTGCTGGCGGTCGGCATGGGCATCATCGCGCTGCAGGCGCGGCCGGACACGAGCCCGTGGGCCCTGATCCCCGCGCTGCTCGTCTGCGGCCTCGGCATCGGCTGCATCTTCTCGCCGATGAGCAACCTGACGATGGCGTCGGTCCAGCCGCAGCTCGCCGGCACCGCGTCGGGCATCTTCAACACCGCGCGCCAGGTCGGCGGTGTCCTCGGCAGCGCGGCCATCGGCGTGCTGCTGCAGGCCCGTATCAGCGCCTCGATCACCGACGAGGCGGCGAACGCCGCGGCCCAACTGCCCGAGCAGTACCGCCGGCCGTTCACCGAAGGCATCGCGAAGGCCGCGGCCTCCACGGGCGAGTTCGGCTCGTCCGGCGGCCCCTCGTCGATGCCGGGACTGCCCTCGGACATCGCCGCGCAGGCCGGCCGGCTCGCGACCGAAGCCGTTCACCACGGCCTCACCGACGCCGCCCGCGCCACCCTGATCCTGCCGATCGCCGTGCTGTTGCTCGGAGTCCTGTCCGCGTCGCTGCTGCGCCGCGTCACCCCGCGCCCCCAGGCCCCGGCGAACTCCGCGGAGACGCAAGCGCCGGCCACCGCCTGA